In Anopheles ziemanni chromosome X, idAnoZiCoDA_A2_x.2, whole genome shotgun sequence, the genomic window GTCTCTCAAGCATCTACCCGAGCACCGTTCCGATGGGATCCCGTTTGTGTTCAGCCTGCTGGTATTCCTCCTAGCATACGCGTTGCTCGGGCTCGTCCGCTTCAGTCATCCGCAGCCGAGTCTGGCGATGCGCAAACTCTACGAGCGGTTCGCCCTGCTCGCACGCGTCTGTCCACTCCCGTTCCTCAACGCACAGCTGTTCATCGAGCATCACCGGCCGGATCGGTTCTGTCCGGATTCCCTGGTCCCAATCTGCCACAAAAGCAACCTCGGGTATGCCTTTCTGCTGTCGGCACTGGTAGCCTTCGTGGCCGGATGTATCTACAGTGACCTCAGCCAGCGGCACCTGGCTGACCGTGTCGCGACCgttgtgctgctgctgaaccTCTCCGCTCTTGGGCTCGTTTCGTGCGACACCGAGAATTACTGGGGCATTGGGCTGGCCGTGTCGTTCGGCACGAAACATTTCGCGCT contains:
- the LOC131290906 gene encoding uncharacterized protein LOC131290906 produces the protein MMNGSPAPTCLAHFILAGVTGWSLKHLPEHRSDGIPFVFSLLVFLLAYALLGLVRFSHPQPSLAMRKLYERFALLARVCPLPFLNAQLFIEHHRPDRFCPDSLVPICHKSNLGYAFLLSALVAFVAGCIYSDLSQRHLADRVATVVLLLNLSALGLVSCDTENYWGIGLAVSFGTKHFALPWLADRFCIPFVDLYTYGLIFYEIFTINVVIEAQFAAAETVVR